The Lycium ferocissimum isolate CSIRO_LF1 chromosome 10, AGI_CSIRO_Lferr_CH_V1, whole genome shotgun sequence genome window below encodes:
- the LOC132032712 gene encoding uncharacterized protein LOC132032712 isoform X1 — protein sequence MESLTMKNLIFATQYSVPMRNSRNPIHIRRICSSSWKIRFKKSDFQDFRDYVKPSRLLPTTDVKFSGDWSLENMLNHSKVDKSNSIYQVKLQTSSAYGSDLTDINSEVLLCLIDENGDSILQRISAGSDRLHFQRGSVDEFVFEGPKLGKIAAVWISPESGQWRLGGISITVISLLSSASVENEENLSDCTAIQYDFDIEDVLLGEKSDSSMMEFRPCSVTESSQDNIVSLSEKTSPSSSLNTQSISNEDTMKEYADLKLSLLLYDAILTIAGSSIAFLAGEKSAIAFLTGGIGGFLYLLLVQRSVDVIPSSELTSSNRTETLDRTDKGFKGSVLNIVLALAVTTVAAKYALGDFARVLTPQDLMLGTIGFLLSKVSVILAAFLPITGSRENK from the exons ATGGAGTCTTTAACTATGAAAAATTTGATCTTTGCAACTCAATATTCAGTTCCAATGAGGAATTCAAGAAACCCAATTCATATAAGAAGGATTTGCAGCTCTTCTTGGAAAATTCGCTTCAAAAAATCAGACTTTCAAG ATTTTCGGGACTATGTAAAACCTTCCCGCCTATTACCAACCACTGACGTAAAATTCAGTGGAGATTGGTCGCTGGAAAACATGCTCAATCATTCGAAAGTGGATAAATCCAATTCGATTTACCAAGTCAAGCTGCAAACAAGTAGTGCATATGGGTCAGATCTTACCGACATAAACTCCGAAGTCCTGCTTTGTTTGATAGATGAAAATGGTGACTCAATCTTACAGAGGATATCAGCTGGTTCTGATCGTCTCCACTTCCAAAGAGGTTCTGTAGATGAGTTCGTATTTGAGGGACCTAAACTTGGAAAAATTGCGGCTGTTTGGATCAGCCCAGAATCAG GTCAGTGGAGACTTGGAGGTATAAGCATAACTGTTATTTCCCTACTAAGTTCTGCGTCAGTAGAAAACGAGGAGAATTTATCCGACTGCACAGCCATCCAATATGACTTTGATATCGAGGATGTCTTGCTCGGTGAGAAAAGCGATAGTTCCATGATGGAGTTTAGACCATGTTCAGTTACCGAGTCTTCCCAGGACAACATCGTATCACTAAGCGAAAAAACTTCGCCATCATCTTCCCTTAACACTCAGAGCATATCGAACGAAGACACCATGAAGGAATACGCAGACTTGAAACTATCTTTATTGCTTTACGATGCAATCCTTACCATTGCTGGTTCGTCAATTGCATTCTTAGCCGGGGAAAAGTCTGCAATCGCCTTCTTAACAGGTGGTATCGGAggatttctatatttattactCGTGCAGAGATCTGTTGATGTTATACCATCTTCAGAATTAACTTCAAGTAACAGGACAGAGACACTTGATCGAACCGATAAAGGATTTAAGGGTTCGGTTTTAAACATAGTATTGGCTCTTGCAGTTACTACTGTTGCAGCAAAATATGCTCTCGGAGATTTTGCTAGAGTGCTAACACCGCAAGATCTCATGCTTGGGACGATCGGATTTCTATTGTCCAAGGTATCCGTGATTTTGGCAGCTTTCCTACCGATAACAGGTTCAAGAGAAAACAAATGA
- the LOC132032712 gene encoding uncharacterized protein LOC132032712 isoform X2 encodes MLNHSKVDKSNSIYQVKLQTSSAYGSDLTDINSEVLLCLIDENGDSILQRISAGSDRLHFQRGSVDEFVFEGPKLGKIAAVWISPESGQWRLGGISITVISLLSSASVENEENLSDCTAIQYDFDIEDVLLGEKSDSSMMEFRPCSVTESSQDNIVSLSEKTSPSSSLNTQSISNEDTMKEYADLKLSLLLYDAILTIAGSSIAFLAGEKSAIAFLTGGIGGFLYLLLVQRSVDVIPSSELTSSNRTETLDRTDKGFKGSVLNIVLALAVTTVAAKYALGDFARVLTPQDLMLGTIGFLLSKVSVILAAFLPITGSRENK; translated from the exons ATGCTCAATCATTCGAAAGTGGATAAATCCAATTCGATTTACCAAGTCAAGCTGCAAACAAGTAGTGCATATGGGTCAGATCTTACCGACATAAACTCCGAAGTCCTGCTTTGTTTGATAGATGAAAATGGTGACTCAATCTTACAGAGGATATCAGCTGGTTCTGATCGTCTCCACTTCCAAAGAGGTTCTGTAGATGAGTTCGTATTTGAGGGACCTAAACTTGGAAAAATTGCGGCTGTTTGGATCAGCCCAGAATCAG GTCAGTGGAGACTTGGAGGTATAAGCATAACTGTTATTTCCCTACTAAGTTCTGCGTCAGTAGAAAACGAGGAGAATTTATCCGACTGCACAGCCATCCAATATGACTTTGATATCGAGGATGTCTTGCTCGGTGAGAAAAGCGATAGTTCCATGATGGAGTTTAGACCATGTTCAGTTACCGAGTCTTCCCAGGACAACATCGTATCACTAAGCGAAAAAACTTCGCCATCATCTTCCCTTAACACTCAGAGCATATCGAACGAAGACACCATGAAGGAATACGCAGACTTGAAACTATCTTTATTGCTTTACGATGCAATCCTTACCATTGCTGGTTCGTCAATTGCATTCTTAGCCGGGGAAAAGTCTGCAATCGCCTTCTTAACAGGTGGTATCGGAggatttctatatttattactCGTGCAGAGATCTGTTGATGTTATACCATCTTCAGAATTAACTTCAAGTAACAGGACAGAGACACTTGATCGAACCGATAAAGGATTTAAGGGTTCGGTTTTAAACATAGTATTGGCTCTTGCAGTTACTACTGTTGCAGCAAAATATGCTCTCGGAGATTTTGCTAGAGTGCTAACACCGCAAGATCTCATGCTTGGGACGATCGGATTTCTATTGTCCAAGGTATCCGTGATTTTGGCAGCTTTCCTACCGATAACAGGTTCAAGAGAAAACAAATGA
- the LOC132032713 gene encoding serine/threonine-protein phosphatase PP2A catalytic subunit-like: MSLDPVLSSQGNLDEQIAQLMQCKPLSEQEVRGLCEKAKEILMDESNVQPVKSPVTICGDIHGQFHDLAELFRIGGKCPDTNYLFMGDYVDRGYYSVETVTLLVALKVRYSQRITILRGNHESRQITQVYGFYDECLRKYGNANVWKTFTDLFDYFPLTALVESEIFCLHGGLSPSIETLDNIRNFDRVQEVPHEGAMCDLLWSDPDDRCGWGISPRGAGYTFGQDISEQFNHTNSLKLIARAHQLVMEGFNWAHDQKVVTIFSAPNYCYRCGNMASILEVDDCNGHTFIQFEPAPRRGEPDVTRRTPDYFL, translated from the exons ATGAGCTTGGATCCAGTGTTGTCTTCTCAAGGAAATCTTGATGAGCAAATTGCTCAGCTTATGCAATGCAAGCCCTTATCTGAACAAGAG GTAAGAGGATTATGTGAGAAAGCAAAGGAGATCTTAATGGATGAAAGCAACGTGCAG CCTGTGAAAAGCCCTGTGACTATATGTGGTGATATTCACGGCCAATTCCATGATCTTGCTGAGCTTTTTCGTATTGGTGGGAAG TGTCCTGACACTAACTATCTATTTATGGGAGATTATGTAGATCGTGGATACTATTCTGTGGAAACAGTAACG CTTTTGGTGGCTCTCAAAGTTCGGTATTCTCAACGGATTACAATTTTGAGGGGAAATCATGAGAGTCGTCAG ATAACTCAGGTTTATGGGTTTTATGATGAATGTTTACGAAA ATATGGTAATGCCAATGTGTGGAAGACTTTCACAGATCTATTTGACTACTTTCCTCTCACAGCTTTG GTTGAGTCCGAAATTTTTTGCCTCCATGGGGGTTTGTCTCCATCTATTGAAACTCTTGATAATATACGTAATTTTGACCGCGTCCAAGAAGTTCCACATGAGGGGGCCATGTGTGATCTTTTGTGGTCTGATCCTGACGATCGATGCGGGTGGGGTATTTCACCCAGGGGTGCTGGATATACATTTGGCCAA GATATATCTGAGCAGTTTAACCACACCAACAGCTTAAAACTAATTGCGCGAGCGCACCAGCTAGTTATGGAGGGATTCAATTGGGCTCAT GATCAAAAAGTGGTTACCATATTTAGTGCCCCTAATTATTGCTACCGATGTGGGAATATGGCATCCATCTTGGAAGTTGACGATTGCAATGGCCATACATTCATTCAG TTTGAACCAGCTCCCAGGAGAGGGGAACCAGATGTAACGCGAAGAACGCCAGATTACTTTTTATGA